A genomic region of Brienomyrus brachyistius isolate T26 chromosome 6, BBRACH_0.4, whole genome shotgun sequence contains the following coding sequences:
- the timm22 gene encoding mitochondrial import inner membrane translocase subunit Tim22 codes for MAASTNTVDASVPGGSSPIAAGSGPDGGYYQYSVILEHLIGDKRQIKDLNPSIMGGLPNPHKTDEQKMIERGMESCAFKAVLACVGGFVLGGAFGVFTAGIDTNVGFDPKDPMRTPTAREVLRDMGQRGMSYAKNFAIVGAMFSCTECLIESHRGKSDWKNAVYSGCVTGGAIGFRAGAKAGILGCGGFAAFSAAIEYYLR; via the exons ATGGCGGCGTCCACCAACACAGTTGATGCCTCGGTGCCGGGCGGTTCGAGCCCTATCGCGGCGGGATCGGGTCCCGACGGTGGTTACTACCAGTACAGTGTTATCCTGGAGCATCTGATCGGTGATAAGAGGCAAATAAAGGATCTGAATCCTTCCATCATGGGGGGGCTGCCGAACCCCCACAAGACGGACGAGCAGAAGATGATCGAGCGAGGCATGGAGAGCTGTGCTTTCAAAGCCGTTTTGGCCTGCGTTGGAG GATTCGTTCTAGGAGGAGCGTTTGGAGTTTTTACGGCAGGTATTGACACCAACGTTGGGTTTGACCCCAAAGACCCTATGAGGACACCAACTGCAAGGGAAGTGCTGAGAGACATGGGGCAAAGAGGGATGTCCTACGCAAAGAATTTTGCCATCGTGGGGGCGATGTTCTCCTGTACGGAGTGTTTGATTGAATCA CACAGAGGGAAGTCTGACTGGAAGAACGCAGTGTACAGTGGCTGTGTCACCGGAGGGGCCATCGGATTCCGCG CTGGTGCGAAAGCAGGTATCCTAGGATGTGGAGGGTTTGCCGCATTCTCTGCTGCCATCGAGTATTACCTGCGATGA